In Xenopus laevis strain J_2021 chromosome 2S, Xenopus_laevis_v10.1, whole genome shotgun sequence, a genomic segment contains:
- the LOC108710053 gene encoding zinc finger CCHC domain-containing protein 3-like isoform X2, whose product MDTNKTPQPGMEFSFSATVLDSQESAGLDKCGENVLCLSDADITQSDADVSQSDANISHSDAAELTLQAGTSEPDLPQVSGVNEDNPLDLHNVKVDSELSVNAGAVPGPVDLQINANNLQQEPQSSPSPSSNVTDSGPLSEELQEGAQGPSHSRNRNIVRLCWTGDADHPLDRERVRRLLFDSMGFRSQDILVVTDVSGSKFDVSFQVAESLPKFWSLYKKKGPTDMWKSVQARPVSSSQVKTVTIAFKNEMIRRKDVLSWLQQHCTVLSPVRRVRCSYGVWTGEWRAQVKLNVVNNVLQHLPITFFIWNERGVVSYFGQPRICYVCESTEHFASDCPIEKQRRDADLDLYRMDNDDDYDYYTPYNGCGAETASCRQSVGIRL is encoded by the exons ATGGACACCAACAAAACACCACAGCCCGGGATGGAATTTTCATTTTCTGCCACAGTGCTGGACTCCCAGGAGTCTGCAGGACTTGATAAGTGTGGTGAAAATGTATTGTGTCTGTCTGATGCCGATATCACTCAGTCTGATGCCGAT GTGTCTCAGTCTGATGCCAATATCTCGCATTCTGATGCAGCAGAACTCACTTTACAAGCGGGAACTTCAGAGCCAGATTTGCCTCAAGTCTCTGGGGTAAATGAGGACAATCCTCTAGATCTTCATAACGTTAAAGTTGACTCTGAGCTTTCCGTAAACGCTGGTGCAGTTCCGGGTCCTGTTGATCTGCAGATCAATGCTAATAACTTACAGCAGGAGCCACAAAGTTCACCATCTCCTTCTTCTAATGTGACTGATTCGGGGCCCCTGTCAGAAGAATTACAGGAGGGAGCACAGGGTCCGTCTCATTCCAGGAATAGAAATATTGTGCGATTATGTTGGACAGGGGATGCGGATCATCCTCTAGATAGGGAACGTGTGCGCCGCCTCTTGTTCGACTCGATGGGCTTTCGCTCACAAGACATACTCGTCGTCACTGATGTGTCTGGCTCCAAGTTCGATGTCAGTTTTCAAGTGGCAGAATCTCTACCTAAGTTCTGGTCCTTGTACAAAAAAAAGGGCCCCACTGATATGTGGAAATCTGTGCAAGCCAGACCTGTTTCCAGTTCACAAGTTAAAACGGTGACAATAGCATTTAAAAATGAGATGATACGTCGGAAAGATGTTCTGAGTTGGCTCCAGCAGCACTGCACTGTCCTGAGCCCGGTGAGACGCGTCAGGTGTAGTTACGGCGTTTGGACCGGTGAATGGAGAGCGCAAGTGAAGTTGAATGTGGTGAACAATGTCCTGCAGCACCTGCCCATTACATTCTTTATATGGAATGAGAGGGGAGTCGTTTCTTATTTCGGTCAGCCCCGTATCTGTTATGTATGTGAATCTACAGAGCATTTTGCCAGTGACTGCCCCATAGAGAAACAGCGCAGGGATGCGGATCTAGACCTTTATCGGATGGATAATGACGATGACTATGATTACTATACACCGTATAATGGCTGTGGTGCCGAGACTGCTTCATGCAGACAGTCCGTTGGCATCAGGCTTTAG
- the LOC108710053 gene encoding zinc finger CCHC domain-containing protein 3-like isoform X1 — MDTNKTPQPGMEFSFSATVLDSQESAGLDKCGENVLCLSDADITQSDADVSQSDADVTHSDADVSQSDANISHSDAAELTLQAGTSEPDLPQVSGVNEDNPLDLHNVKVDSELSVNAGAVPGPVDLQINANNLQQEPQSSPSPSSNVTDSGPLSEELQEGAQGPSHSRNRNIVRLCWTGDADHPLDRERVRRLLFDSMGFRSQDILVVTDVSGSKFDVSFQVAESLPKFWSLYKKKGPTDMWKSVQARPVSSSQVKTVTIAFKNEMIRRKDVLSWLQQHCTVLSPVRRVRCSYGVWTGEWRAQVKLNVVNNVLQHLPITFFIWNERGVVSYFGQPRICYVCESTEHFASDCPIEKQRRDADLDLYRMDNDDDYDYYTPYNGCGAETASCRQSVGIRL; from the coding sequence ATGGACACCAACAAAACACCACAGCCCGGGATGGAATTTTCATTTTCTGCCACAGTGCTGGACTCCCAGGAGTCTGCAGGACTTGATAAGTGTGGTGAAAATGTATTGTGTCTGTCTGATGCCGATATCACTCAGTCTGATGCCGATGTGTCTCAGTCTGATGCCGACGTCACACATTCTGATGCCGATGTGTCTCAGTCTGATGCCAATATCTCGCATTCTGATGCAGCAGAACTCACTTTACAAGCGGGAACTTCAGAGCCAGATTTGCCTCAAGTCTCTGGGGTAAATGAGGACAATCCTCTAGATCTTCATAACGTTAAAGTTGACTCTGAGCTTTCCGTAAACGCTGGTGCAGTTCCGGGTCCTGTTGATCTGCAGATCAATGCTAATAACTTACAGCAGGAGCCACAAAGTTCACCATCTCCTTCTTCTAATGTGACTGATTCGGGGCCCCTGTCAGAAGAATTACAGGAGGGAGCACAGGGTCCGTCTCATTCCAGGAATAGAAATATTGTGCGATTATGTTGGACAGGGGATGCGGATCATCCTCTAGATAGGGAACGTGTGCGCCGCCTCTTGTTCGACTCGATGGGCTTTCGCTCACAAGACATACTCGTCGTCACTGATGTGTCTGGCTCCAAGTTCGATGTCAGTTTTCAAGTGGCAGAATCTCTACCTAAGTTCTGGTCCTTGTACAAAAAAAAGGGCCCCACTGATATGTGGAAATCTGTGCAAGCCAGACCTGTTTCCAGTTCACAAGTTAAAACGGTGACAATAGCATTTAAAAATGAGATGATACGTCGGAAAGATGTTCTGAGTTGGCTCCAGCAGCACTGCACTGTCCTGAGCCCGGTGAGACGCGTCAGGTGTAGTTACGGCGTTTGGACCGGTGAATGGAGAGCGCAAGTGAAGTTGAATGTGGTGAACAATGTCCTGCAGCACCTGCCCATTACATTCTTTATATGGAATGAGAGGGGAGTCGTTTCTTATTTCGGTCAGCCCCGTATCTGTTATGTATGTGAATCTACAGAGCATTTTGCCAGTGACTGCCCCATAGAGAAACAGCGCAGGGATGCGGATCTAGACCTTTATCGGATGGATAATGACGATGACTATGATTACTATACACCGTATAATGGCTGTGGTGCCGAGACTGCTTCATGCAGACAGTCCGTTGGCATCAGGCTTTAG